One genomic segment of Natrialbaceae archaeon AArc-T1-2 includes these proteins:
- a CDS encoding transposase encodes MSDHLSLPVRLPDTHRDQHKRLDEFVQHVATCVLHLRWTPEHLTGISNSDHQAWKYFDEHQPFEELDDHALYKTIHGEAPPEDFELYLPSRIRRCILQKVGETLRSHADRREAFQAIQDVLPTHKIRRIHRRRIKEELWDDGEYLSSGYVDVLIDQLNTYYDRHGRYPDSYFELQDAPEYSNGVLPYSADDGPASGQAIKYQYDEDDQSLTVKMKTPDTVTPESRGDWSWHEHELDGYDAFHTLTARGSLSAPEFQSSRRKNGDQFYELSFPVDIDTTDADGDADRVLALDAGMRKDVTAVVVDEDGEQVSRPHFVRFADRDKMRRLHRERQRLNARLAELRRNGRDYTDEFKEVQAEYERVNNKIQHKREQLIHDVTNQVVALALVYDVDTMVHEDLRSLSPPSGEGELSWELSSWARREIIEKIEYRCEYVGVDVERVYPQDTSRVCPRCGSTGHTCKSPDHDEEVWWGGHFRCDNARCGFEGDRDYVAAVNVARVFFSETDGLDHGFTSSYTGDCETVPARRSAGTRLTFGRGVVAYRPEQARATVGGGSAVIAPAVVLSGSNADGSDGCGPTTREYTQFQRVTAEHC; translated from the coding sequence ATGAGTGACCATCTCTCGTTGCCCGTTCGACTACCGGACACCCACCGCGACCAACACAAACGGTTGGACGAGTTCGTCCAACACGTCGCCACCTGCGTTCTCCACCTCCGCTGGACGCCGGAACACCTCACCGGCATCTCCAACTCCGACCATCAAGCGTGGAAGTACTTCGACGAACACCAACCGTTCGAAGAACTCGACGACCACGCCCTGTACAAAACAATCCACGGTGAGGCACCGCCGGAGGACTTTGAGCTATACCTACCGTCACGCATCCGGCGGTGCATCCTCCAGAAGGTGGGTGAAACTCTACGGAGCCACGCTGACCGCCGCGAAGCCTTCCAAGCCATTCAGGACGTCCTCCCTACGCACAAGATCCGCAGAATCCACCGTCGACGCATCAAAGAAGAGCTGTGGGACGACGGCGAGTACCTCTCCAGCGGCTACGTCGACGTTCTCATCGACCAACTCAACACGTACTACGACCGCCACGGCCGATACCCCGACTCATATTTCGAATTGCAAGATGCACCGGAGTACAGCAACGGCGTGTTACCGTACTCGGCAGACGATGGCCCCGCCAGCGGCCAAGCCATCAAATACCAGTACGACGAAGACGACCAGTCATTGACGGTGAAGATGAAGACGCCCGATACCGTGACGCCCGAAAGCCGTGGAGACTGGTCGTGGCACGAACACGAACTCGACGGGTACGACGCCTTCCACACGCTTACCGCGCGCGGTTCTCTGTCAGCCCCCGAATTCCAGTCCTCAAGGCGGAAGAACGGCGACCAATTCTACGAACTCTCTTTCCCCGTCGACATAGACACTACCGACGCCGACGGTGATGCAGACCGTGTGTTGGCACTCGACGCCGGAATGCGCAAGGACGTGACGGCTGTCGTCGTTGACGAGGACGGCGAACAGGTGTCGCGGCCGCATTTCGTTCGGTTTGCCGACCGCGACAAGATGCGTCGACTCCACCGAGAACGGCAACGGTTGAACGCCAGATTAGCGGAACTTCGACGGAACGGACGAGATTACACAGACGAGTTCAAAGAGGTGCAGGCGGAGTACGAACGGGTGAACAACAAGATCCAGCACAAGCGCGAGCAGTTGATTCACGACGTGACGAACCAAGTCGTTGCACTCGCGTTGGTGTACGATGTGGACACGATGGTTCACGAGGATTTGCGGTCATTGTCCCCGCCATCCGGTGAAGGTGAGTTGTCGTGGGAGCTGTCAAGTTGGGCGCGGCGGGAGATCATCGAGAAGATCGAGTACCGCTGCGAGTACGTCGGCGTGGATGTTGAGCGGGTGTATCCGCAGGACACGAGTCGCGTGTGCCCGCGGTGTGGCTCAACCGGGCACACGTGCAAGTCGCCTGATCACGATGAGGAGGTGTGGTGGGGCGGGCACTTCCGGTGCGACAACGCTCGATGTGGATTCGAAGGCGACCGGGATTACGTCGCGGCGGTGAACGTGGCCCGCGTGTTCTTCAGCGAGACGGATGGGCTGGATCACGGTTTTACGTCCTCCTATACGGGGGATTGCGAAACCGTGCCAGCCCGCCGTTCCGCTGGTACGCGACTCACGTTCGGGCGTGGCGTTGTTGCTTACAGGCCTGAGCAGGCAAGGGCGACCGTTGGTGGTGGGTCGGCTGTCATAGCGCCCGCTGTCGTCCTGTCCGGGTCGAATGCGGATGGTAGTGATGGGTGTGGCCCAACCACCCGCGAGTACACCCAATTCCAACGGGTCACTGCTGAACACTGCTGA
- a CDS encoding spermidine synthase, translating to MDDGRAIPRLTKAELAVFVSGVASMGLEILAGRIVAPQFGSSIYTWGSIITVFLAALSVGYWRGGKRASTHASTARLCWVLLFTAAYVAVVLFGREYLLTATTTIPLPSRYASLPAIVLLFGPPTYLLGFISPYAAELSSKDGVGEASGHVYALGTIGSILGAGATTFLLIPSMSVDAIGLFFGLLLVGTALALVVPSVPRGPVAAAVVVALLLVVAAGSGPVAVDPRGEVVYQTQTPYQELEIVDSGETRTMYLDGARHSAMDLEDPDRHVFAYTRYFHLPYLYADDPDDVDRVLFVGGGGYTGPKSVLEHDPNVTVDVVEIDPEVTDAAKTYFDLEDDERLTIHTADGRQYLEETDESYDAIVLDAYKQDAVPFELTTVEFMTLVTERLNEDGVLVANVVSAPEGPASEFYRSQYRTMAEPFAEVYAFRTSEANAVQNIQLVGTKDGERLSPAQLHERNENREIGIDLHDEVDGYVADADVEADDAPVLEDEKAPVDALLDPMVGQRYVIEETEDGETRESRSSTDAARATG from the coding sequence ATGGACGACGGGCGAGCGATTCCCCGACTGACGAAAGCCGAACTCGCGGTGTTCGTCTCCGGCGTCGCAAGTATGGGACTCGAGATCCTCGCGGGGCGGATCGTCGCCCCGCAGTTCGGCAGCAGTATCTACACGTGGGGAAGTATCATCACGGTCTTTCTCGCCGCATTGAGCGTCGGCTACTGGCGCGGCGGGAAGCGGGCGTCGACACACGCTTCGACCGCGCGGCTGTGCTGGGTGCTCTTGTTCACGGCCGCGTACGTGGCCGTGGTGTTGTTCGGCCGGGAGTACCTGCTGACCGCGACGACGACGATTCCGCTGCCGAGTCGGTACGCGTCGCTGCCGGCGATCGTGCTGTTGTTCGGACCGCCGACGTACCTGCTCGGCTTTATCAGCCCCTACGCCGCAGAGCTGTCGAGCAAGGACGGCGTCGGCGAGGCGTCGGGCCACGTCTACGCGCTCGGGACGATCGGCTCGATCCTCGGGGCCGGCGCGACGACGTTCCTGCTCATCCCGTCGATGAGCGTCGACGCGATCGGACTGTTTTTCGGGCTGTTGCTCGTCGGCACGGCGCTCGCGCTCGTCGTACCTTCGGTTCCCCGCGGGCCGGTGGCCGCGGCCGTCGTCGTGGCCCTGTTGCTCGTGGTCGCCGCCGGGAGCGGCCCCGTCGCCGTCGATCCCCGCGGAGAGGTCGTCTACCAGACCCAGACGCCCTACCAGGAACTCGAGATCGTCGACAGCGGCGAAACGCGGACGATGTATTTAGATGGCGCACGACACAGTGCGATGGACCTCGAGGACCCCGATCGCCACGTCTTCGCGTACACCCGATACTTTCACCTGCCGTACCTGTACGCGGACGATCCCGACGACGTCGACCGGGTCCTGTTCGTCGGCGGAGGCGGCTACACCGGTCCGAAGAGCGTCCTCGAGCACGATCCGAACGTGACCGTCGACGTCGTCGAGATCGATCCCGAGGTGACCGACGCGGCGAAGACGTACTTCGACCTCGAGGACGACGAACGGCTGACGATCCACACGGCTGACGGGAGACAGTACCTCGAAGAGACTGACGAGAGCTACGACGCGATCGTCCTCGACGCCTACAAGCAGGACGCGGTGCCGTTCGAGCTGACGACGGTCGAGTTCATGACGCTCGTAACCGAGCGCTTGAACGAGGACGGCGTCCTGGTGGCGAACGTCGTATCGGCACCGGAGGGGCCAGCGTCCGAGTTTTACCGCTCGCAGTACCGAACGATGGCCGAACCGTTCGCGGAGGTGTACGCGTTCCGGACGTCGGAGGCGAACGCAGTCCAGAACATCCAGCTGGTCGGAACGAAAGACGGCGAGCGCCTCTCGCCCGCGCAGTTACACGAACGAAACGAGAACCGCGAGATCGGCATCGACTTACACGACGAGGTCGACGGCTACGTCGCGGACGCAGACGTCGAGGCCGACGACGCTCCCGTCCTCGAGGACGAAAAGGCACCCGTCGACGCGCTTCTCGATCCCATGGTCGGACAGCGATACGTTATCGAAGAGACCGAGGACGGGGAGACGCGCGAGTCCCGGTCGTCGACCGACGCCGCGCGGGCGACAGGGTAA
- a CDS encoding 6-hydroxymethylpterin diphosphokinase MptE-like protein, with the protein MEFDEWEPVYEEIRCEFGFDRSEDERTRDVLASLTSPFDVTHLSVLEDGHVAIAGAGPSLTDESALETARRADAVVAASTAVDVLEDRDVAVDCMVTDLDKNPDTVRRLTDRGTPVAVHAHGDNLEAVRSVVPDCTDAFVLPTTQVEPRGPVRNVGGFTDGDRGAFLADHLGARRLSFVGWDFDDPSVDPMKATKLEWAERLLYWLERRRNDRFVVLDGRRDGIDTEPLPLE; encoded by the coding sequence ATGGAGTTCGACGAGTGGGAACCCGTCTACGAGGAGATCCGCTGTGAGTTCGGCTTCGATCGAAGCGAGGACGAACGCACACGCGACGTGCTCGCATCACTCACGTCCCCGTTCGACGTGACACACCTGTCGGTTCTCGAGGACGGTCACGTCGCGATCGCCGGTGCAGGACCGTCTCTCACGGACGAGTCGGCCCTCGAGACGGCCAGGCGCGCGGACGCCGTCGTCGCGGCCTCGACGGCGGTCGACGTCCTCGAGGATCGGGACGTCGCCGTCGACTGTATGGTGACGGATCTGGACAAAAACCCCGACACCGTCCGTCGGTTGACCGACCGCGGGACACCCGTTGCGGTCCACGCTCATGGGGACAACCTCGAGGCCGTTCGATCCGTGGTGCCGGACTGTACCGACGCGTTCGTGCTCCCGACGACCCAGGTCGAACCCCGCGGACCCGTCCGGAACGTCGGGGGGTTCACCGACGGCGACCGCGGGGCCTTCCTCGCGGACCACCTCGGTGCTCGTCGACTTTCGTTCGTCGGCTGGGACTTCGACGACCCCAGCGTCGATCCGATGAAAGCGACGAAGCTCGAGTGGGCCGAACGGCTGCTCTACTGGCTCGAGCGCCGCCGCAACGACCGATTCGTCGTTCTCGACGGCCGTCGAGACGGGATCGACACGGAGCCGTTACCCCTCGAGTGA
- a CDS encoding thiamine pyrophosphate-dependent dehydrogenase E1 component subunit alpha: protein MNRVIAAGGLEATSVSATEALGCYRDMVRTRRFDERALALQRRGWMSGYPPFRGQEASQVGAARALSRTDWLVPTYRSNAMQIAHGVPMSDVLLFRRGYAEYASDHELNVFPQAVPIATGIPHAVGIGMAASYDGDDPAVCCYFGDGATSEGDFHEGLNFAGVFDAPVVFLCENNGWAISVPRERQTASETLAGKAEAYGIDGVCVDGNDPLAVFETMTAALECARDGDPVLVESLTYRQGAHTTSDDPDRYRDDPDELPEWRTADPLERYEGFLREAGVLDDDLVDEIEGDAESEVDEAVETAEETPLPDRETVFEHVFADASPRLADQRAWLESVDADRDGRDLEY from the coding sequence GTGAACCGCGTCATCGCAGCGGGCGGTCTCGAGGCGACGTCTGTCTCCGCGACTGAGGCACTCGGGTGTTACCGCGATATGGTCCGGACACGCCGGTTCGACGAACGCGCACTCGCGTTGCAGCGACGCGGCTGGATGAGCGGCTATCCGCCGTTTCGGGGCCAGGAGGCCTCACAGGTCGGCGCGGCCCGTGCACTCTCGAGGACGGACTGGCTCGTGCCGACCTATCGGTCGAACGCGATGCAGATCGCTCACGGCGTCCCGATGAGCGACGTCTTACTGTTCCGGCGCGGGTACGCCGAGTACGCCTCCGATCACGAACTGAACGTCTTCCCGCAGGCCGTCCCGATCGCGACGGGCATCCCTCACGCCGTCGGGATCGGGATGGCGGCCAGCTACGACGGCGACGACCCCGCCGTCTGCTGTTACTTCGGCGACGGCGCGACCAGCGAGGGCGACTTTCACGAGGGACTCAACTTCGCGGGGGTGTTCGACGCGCCCGTCGTCTTCCTCTGTGAGAACAACGGCTGGGCGATCTCGGTCCCACGGGAGCGCCAGACCGCGAGCGAGACGTTAGCCGGCAAGGCCGAGGCGTACGGCATCGACGGCGTGTGCGTCGACGGCAACGACCCGCTCGCGGTGTTCGAGACGATGACGGCGGCTCTCGAGTGCGCCCGCGACGGCGATCCCGTCCTCGTCGAGAGCCTCACCTACCGCCAGGGCGCTCACACCACGAGCGACGATCCCGACCGCTATCGCGACGACCCAGACGAGCTGCCCGAGTGGCGCACGGCTGACCCGCTCGAGCGCTACGAGGGGTTTCTGCGGGAGGCGGGCGTTCTCGACGACGATCTCGTCGACGAGATCGAGGGAGACGCCGAGTCGGAGGTCGACGAAGCGGTCGAAACCGCCGAAGAGACGCCACTACCCGACCGCGAAACGGTGTTCGAACACGTCTTCGCCGACGCGTCCCCGCGGCTGGCCGACCAGCGGGCGTGGCTCGAGTCGGTCGACGCCGATCGCGACGGACGCGATCTCGAGTACTGA
- a CDS encoding IS607 family transposase: MPRSYAIGEFAEELGVHPETVKRWCRSGDLDYTRTPGGDRRIPHRELLRLAGDARPRDHVALYARVSSHGQKDNGDLDRQLDRLRDYAHDNGWTVETTYTDVGNGLNEDRRGLNTLLDETPDADFGRVLVTYEDRLTRFGFSYLERLFDHHGVTITVVEDETDKTAQEELVDDLIKLVASFSGKLYGMRSSKKQQVVNAVETEVTADE; the protein is encoded by the coding sequence ATGCCACGGTCGTACGCTATCGGCGAGTTCGCGGAGGAACTCGGCGTCCACCCCGAAACCGTCAAACGGTGGTGTCGAAGCGGCGACCTTGACTACACCCGGACACCCGGCGGCGACCGCCGCATCCCACACCGCGAACTCCTCCGCCTCGCTGGTGATGCTCGCCCCCGCGACCACGTCGCTCTCTATGCCCGCGTCTCCAGCCACGGTCAGAAAGACAACGGCGATCTTGACCGTCAACTTGACCGTCTCCGAGACTACGCACACGACAACGGGTGGACGGTCGAAACCACCTACACTGACGTTGGCAACGGCCTCAACGAAGACAGGCGCGGTCTCAACACCCTTCTCGACGAGACTCCAGATGCGGACTTCGGACGCGTCCTCGTCACCTACGAGGACAGACTCACCCGCTTTGGCTTCTCCTATCTCGAACGCCTCTTCGACCACCACGGCGTCACCATCACTGTCGTCGAAGACGAGACGGACAAAACCGCACAGGAAGAACTCGTCGATGACCTCATCAAGCTCGTCGCCAGCTTCTCCGGCAAACTCTACGGGATGAGGTCATCGAAAAAGCAGCAGGTCGTCAACGCAGTCGAAACCGAGGTGACTGCTGATGAGTGA
- the folP gene encoding dihydropteroate synthase, whose translation MDTVDAAGLEIGDGHSPRIMGVLNVSEESPYDPSVYDDPADAARYVDEELIDQGADVVDVGLESANKRFEVLTAEEELERLHVACETIDRVSGDAVFSIETRYATVADEALAQGFDMVNDICGFADPEMPTVCEAHDAAVVKMASPPDLERPGAVEETDWATRKSPEWAEEADYVDMVYEALKQNGLTEKTIVDPAFGGWSETKTLADDRETFHRLDEFRALEKPMLVSINRKNFLGEIAGRETDERLPVSLAATSMAVARGADVIRTHDVAETRDAASIGAAFAERTATTTDGVTVTRLETDSPATLRTHLAERGVDPERATEWCHHVLELEGLDGDERGLLERLTHEHGGMWLDVAPDRQLLVGSSAGLGRLADALDDESERLSSVGRDIERSIR comes from the coding sequence ATGGACACCGTCGACGCGGCTGGCCTCGAGATCGGGGACGGTCACTCGCCCCGGATCATGGGCGTGTTAAACGTCAGCGAGGAGTCGCCGTACGATCCGAGCGTCTACGACGATCCAGCGGACGCTGCACGCTACGTCGACGAGGAGCTGATCGATCAGGGGGCAGACGTCGTCGACGTCGGTCTCGAGTCGGCGAACAAACGCTTCGAAGTGCTCACCGCCGAGGAGGAACTCGAGCGACTCCACGTCGCCTGCGAGACGATAGATCGCGTCTCCGGAGACGCGGTTTTCTCGATCGAGACCCGGTACGCCACGGTCGCCGACGAGGCGCTTGCACAGGGGTTCGACATGGTAAACGACATCTGTGGCTTCGCGGATCCGGAGATGCCGACCGTCTGTGAAGCCCACGACGCTGCCGTCGTCAAGATGGCGAGCCCGCCCGATCTCGAACGGCCGGGGGCGGTCGAAGAGACCGACTGGGCCACACGGAAGTCACCGGAGTGGGCCGAAGAAGCCGACTACGTCGACATGGTGTACGAGGCGTTGAAACAGAACGGGCTGACCGAGAAGACTATCGTCGACCCCGCATTCGGCGGCTGGAGCGAGACGAAGACGCTCGCGGACGATCGGGAGACGTTTCACCGACTAGACGAGTTCCGCGCACTCGAGAAGCCGATGCTCGTCTCGATCAATCGGAAGAACTTCCTCGGAGAGATCGCAGGACGCGAGACCGACGAGCGACTGCCGGTCAGCCTCGCGGCCACCTCGATGGCGGTCGCCCGCGGTGCGGACGTGATCCGGACCCACGACGTCGCCGAGACCAGGGACGCGGCGTCGATCGGCGCGGCGTTTGCCGAGCGGACGGCGACGACCACCGACGGCGTCACCGTCACGCGACTCGAGACCGACTCGCCGGCTACCCTCCGGACACACCTCGCCGAGCGCGGCGTCGATCCGGAACGTGCGACCGAGTGGTGCCACCACGTCCTCGAACTCGAGGGGCTCGATGGCGACGAGCGGGGACTGCTCGAGCGTCTCACTCACGAGCACGGTGGGATGTGGCTCGACGTCGCGCCCGACCGCCAGCTACTCGTCGGCTCGTCCGCGGGGCTTGGCCGACTCGCCGATGCGCTCGACGACGAGAGCGAACGGCTGTCGTCCGTCGGACGTGACATCGAACGAAGTATACGGTAA
- a CDS encoding pyridoxamine 5'-phosphate oxidase family protein yields MSLPPEAKRLLEDEPVMAHLATCTDGRPHVAPVWYVYDEGTVELVTTGRKLANVRENPRVALSIEESENGDAQWTVTLLGTATVVEDDDENRAARRRINAKYDASPDAYAENTLVRIDVGSGSYRTY; encoded by the coding sequence GTGTCACTTCCACCGGAAGCGAAGCGACTGCTCGAGGACGAACCCGTGATGGCTCACCTCGCGACCTGTACCGACGGCCGGCCACACGTCGCCCCGGTCTGGTACGTCTACGACGAGGGAACGGTCGAACTCGTCACGACGGGACGAAAGCTCGCGAACGTCAGGGAGAACCCGCGCGTAGCGCTCTCGATCGAAGAGAGCGAGAACGGCGACGCCCAGTGGACGGTGACGCTGCTCGGGACCGCGACAGTCGTCGAGGACGACGACGAGAACCGCGCCGCGCGCCGACGGATCAACGCGAAGTACGACGCCTCGCCCGACGCGTACGCGGAGAACACGCTCGTCCGGATCGACGTCGGTTCCGGTAGCTACCGGACGTACTGA
- a CDS encoding DUF2250 domain-containing protein translates to MVVSRAEIERLRTEADTIFTRIETVEDALERARNEDGEHWESGELTLELETPTGEAIEVTLNLEESAAENAQRRYERAGELESTLEEREAVAGELAQVPPEPLAFLILYHLKDVKGDYPRSMSGHLNADRKRTADTCEELVDSGMLERIESGMLKRRDVKLKRALETHQHHTYYRLSRDGDHLLRFLEERDGKKNFLRWVENAKTLARRLSRGGPDYPRMTAEELDMEFEYVRRLYRAMQRVGVVTTYEGSIIKGTERKLKPKDETHRKHTYYVTTDVADRILRDLEDE, encoded by the coding sequence ATGGTGGTCTCACGGGCCGAGATCGAACGCCTGCGAACGGAGGCCGACACAATCTTCACGCGCATCGAGACCGTCGAGGACGCACTCGAGCGCGCCCGCAACGAGGACGGCGAACACTGGGAGTCGGGCGAACTCACCCTCGAACTCGAGACGCCGACCGGCGAGGCGATCGAGGTGACACTAAACCTCGAGGAAAGCGCCGCCGAGAACGCCCAGCGCCGGTACGAACGCGCTGGCGAACTCGAGTCGACGCTCGAGGAACGCGAGGCGGTCGCGGGTGAGCTGGCACAGGTGCCGCCCGAGCCACTGGCGTTTCTGATCCTCTATCACCTCAAAGACGTCAAGGGCGATTATCCCCGGTCAATGTCGGGACACCTGAACGCCGACCGGAAGCGAACCGCCGACACCTGCGAGGAACTCGTCGACAGCGGCATGCTCGAGCGCATCGAGTCCGGCATGCTGAAACGACGGGACGTCAAGCTCAAACGCGCGCTGGAAACCCACCAGCACCACACCTACTACCGGCTCTCACGCGACGGCGATCACCTGTTGCGATTCCTCGAGGAGCGCGACGGGAAAAAGAACTTCCTGCGGTGGGTCGAGAACGCAAAGACCCTCGCCCGAAGGCTCTCGCGTGGCGGGCCCGACTACCCCCGGATGACCGCCGAGGAGCTCGACATGGAGTTCGAGTACGTCCGTCGGCTCTACCGGGCCATGCAGCGGGTTGGAGTCGTGACGACTTACGAAGGCTCGATCATCAAGGGGACGGAACGAAAGCTCAAGCCCAAAGACGAGACCCACCGCAAACACACCTACTACGTGACCACCGACGTCGCCGATCGGATCCTGCGAGACCTCGAGGACGAGTAA
- a CDS encoding universal stress protein — translation MYDRILIPTDGSEPARAAIDEGLRLAKQNDATVHALYVVEPIPLGGFAAGAEPASAEWDDVVDEQKSEGTKAVDEVANRGDEFDVEVVTEIEYGKPNEAILEYADEEDIDAIVIGTHGRSGADRLVIGSVAEKIVRKSDVPVLTVRRGR, via the coding sequence ATGTACGATCGAATCCTGATCCCGACCGACGGCAGCGAGCCGGCACGCGCCGCCATCGACGAGGGGCTCCGGCTGGCGAAACAGAACGACGCGACCGTACACGCGCTGTACGTCGTCGAACCGATTCCGCTGGGTGGGTTCGCCGCCGGCGCGGAGCCGGCGAGCGCCGAGTGGGACGACGTCGTCGACGAACAGAAATCGGAGGGAACGAAAGCCGTCGATGAAGTCGCCAACCGCGGCGACGAGTTCGACGTTGAGGTCGTCACCGAGATCGAGTACGGAAAACCGAACGAGGCGATCCTCGAGTACGCCGACGAGGAGGACATCGATGCCATCGTAATCGGTACCCACGGCCGATCGGGAGCCGACCGCCTCGTGATCGGCAGCGTCGCAGAGAAGATCGTCCGCAAGAGCGACGTCCCCGTTCTCACCGTCAGGCGGGGAAGGTAA
- a CDS encoding universal stress protein translates to MEVLVAYDGSQPAQKAVEHAVNEYGNEELTLLRVIEMAGGSTGAGINLVQEKLKESREEQAADLTDELVELLTEEDVDYRTETVAGDPAREIVRFAEENDVDHVVVGSHGREGVSRVLLGSIAETVVRRAPTSVTVVR, encoded by the coding sequence ATGGAAGTTCTCGTCGCCTACGACGGCTCACAGCCGGCACAGAAAGCGGTCGAACACGCGGTCAACGAGTACGGCAACGAGGAGCTGACCCTCTTGCGCGTCATCGAGATGGCCGGTGGCTCGACCGGCGCGGGGATCAACCTCGTTCAGGAGAAGCTAAAGGAAAGTCGCGAGGAGCAGGCGGCAGACCTGACCGACGAGCTCGTCGAACTGCTCACCGAGGAAGACGTCGACTACCGCACGGAGACGGTCGCGGGCGACCCTGCCAGGGAGATCGTCCGGTTCGCAGAAGAGAACGACGTCGACCACGTCGTCGTCGGCAGCCACGGACGGGAGGGGGTCTCTCGCGTGTTGCTCGGAAGCATCGCCGAGACGGTCGTCCGCCGGGCACCCACCTCGGTCACCGTCGTTCGCTGA